A stretch of Anolis sagrei isolate rAnoSag1 chromosome X, rAnoSag1.mat, whole genome shotgun sequence DNA encodes these proteins:
- the LOC132781242 gene encoding apelin receptor-like, producing the protein MEHPSELGELYYYYEEEEASGGNWSSLPGHPEPCAWEVEEAETDWEVSFALLPALYLLVFVLGLTGNGLVLLTVWRGPAGKRRSADTYLGHLALADLAFVVTLPLWAAYTALRFHWPFGTALCKLSSYLVLLNMFASAFCLGCLSFERYLAIVHALPRSAGRGGVGTGSSSSRPRLGTLLSLGGVWLMAGLLALPALLLRDTRLSRRRYDDGHSFDGNASVGTVVVVECDMDFSALASSPEEEGYWLAGLSLATTALGFAAPLLLMTLCYCGIGAAVRRHFRPRAPRQRDEGRQRRRLLRILVALVAVFAGCWLPFHLLKSLYVLAWVGILELPCPGRALILRLHPYATCLAYLNSCLNPFLYAFFDGRFRAQCRRLLGLRQARRRGGSGSGAGQAAGSISSTLSGQTQKSEAPSLGTKV; encoded by the coding sequence ATGGAGCACCCCTCGGAGCTGGGGGAGCTGTACTACTactatgaggaggaggaggcctcggGGGGCAACTGGAGCAGCCTGCCAGGCCACCCGGAGCCCTGCGCCTGGGAGGTGGAGGAAGCTGAGACGGACTGGGAGGTCTCCTTCGCCCTCCTGCCGGCCCTCTACCTGCTGGTCTTTGTGCTGGGCCTCACAGGTAATGGCTTGGTGCTCCTGACCGTCTGGCGGGGCCCAGCGGGCAAGCGCCGTTCAGCTGACACCTATCTTGGCCACCTGGCGTTGGCTGACTTGGCCTTTGTGGTGACCCTGCCTCTCTGGGCAGCCTACACGGCCCTGCGCTTCCACTGGCCCTTCGGCACAGCCCTTTGCAAACTCAGCAGCTACCTGGTCCTGCTCAACATGTTTGCCTCAGCCTTCTGCCTGGGCTGCCTCAGCTTTGAGCGCTACCTGGCCATCGTCCATGCCTTGCCTCGTTCGGCTGGGCGTGGCGGGGTGGGCACTGGCTCCTCATCCTCAAGGCCCCGCCTAGGCACCCTCCTCTCGCTGGGTGGTGTGTGGCTGATGGCGGGCCTCCTGGCCTTGCCGGCTTTGCTCCTTCGCGACACACGCCTCAGCCGACGGCGCTACGATGACGGGCACTCCTTTGATGGCAATGCCTCAGTGGGcacggtggtggtggtggagtgcGACATGGACTTCAGCGCCTTGGCATCCAGCCCCGAGGAAGAGGGCTACTGGCTGGCGGGCCTCAGCTTGGCCACCACAGCTCTGGGCTTTGCAGCCCCGCTGCTGCTCATGACTCTCTGCTACTGTGGTATCGGGGCTGCCGTCCGGCGCCACTTCCGCCCACGGGCTCCCCGACAACGAGATGAGGGGCGCCAGCGTCGTCGCTTGCTGCGCATCCTGGTGGCCCTGGTGGCGGTCTTTGCTGGCTGCTGGCTGCCCTTCCACCTGCTCAAGAGCCTCTATGTCTTGGCCTGGGTAGGCATCCTGGAGCTGCCTTGCCCTGGGCGGGCACTCATCTTACGCCTCCACCCCTATGCCACCTGCCTGGCCTACCTCAATAGCTGCCTCAACCCCTTCCTCTACGCCTTCTTCGACGGACGCTTCCGCGCCCAGTGCCGGCGTCTGCTCGGTCTCCGCCAGGCCCGGCGTCGAGGTGGGAGTGGCAGCGGTGCCGGCCAGGCTGCGGGCTCCATCTCCTCCACCCTCAGCGGGCAGACCCAGAAGTCCGAGGCCCCCTCCCTGGGCACCAAGGTCTGA